In the genome of Zobellia nedashkovskayae, the window GGCAAAGAAAATACTATTCTCTTTTATTTTTCTAGTATCAGTACATATTTCAGGGAACTGTAAAAAGATACTATGCAATTGCGCTGTTTTCATAAAGTAAAAGTATAAAAAAAGTCCCGGCATAATGTACCGGGACTTTCTAGAAAATTATATTTTTAAGAGCTTATCTTACTTTTTTGCCTCTTGGTGTTTTGTTTTTAGTTTTAGACTTAGAACCAACTCTAGACATTGCACATCTGAAACCAACATAGTCGGTAGCCATATATTGTGGCATATATCTTCTTTGTGCTGGATCTAACCAATATGCTCTATCTCTCCATGAACCACCTTTGTAAACCCTTACTTCATCATTTATTAAGGTTGATCTGTTGTTTGAGTGGTCATACTGGCGTATTAATTTCCCAGCTGAATCACGTTCAACACTGTGCTTTGGTGAGTTGTACATTTTTTTGCTGTCCTCTTGCTCCTCATCATCATCGCTAAATTGATCAAAGAATCTAGACGAACCTGCATCACCATCACGGTAACCTCTGTTGTCACTTGAAGAGAAGTTTGTTCTTAAATACGTTTCTTCTTCATCAACAGGTACCATTTTAATTTCTCCAGGAAGATTCATGGCAACTATTTTACCGTTTGGTAGGGTATCATACATTACAGAATCTCTAAGAATGTTTACCTTTCCATCTTCGCCAATTGCAGTTTTCATATAAATGTTACCACGGTAGTAGTTGAAATCACTTACTTCATCATCTACTATAGGTCTGTAAACATCAGCAACCCATTCAGCAACGTTACCGGCCATATCATAAAGACCAAGATCATTAGGCTTGTAAGACATTACTTGAGCAGTAATATCGGCACCATCATCAGACCATCCAGCAATTCCGCCGTAATCTCCTTTACCTTGCTTAAAGTTTGCTAACTGATCACCTCTACCTACACGTTGTCCGTTTCTGGTGTAATCACCATCCCATGGATATTTTTTTCTACCTCTATAATTGTTATATTCACGAGTACCTTGGTTTGCTTGTGCGGCATATTCCCATTCAGTCTCTGTAGGTAGTCTGTATTCTGGCATAATTACACCGCTACTTCTTTTTGCAAATGTATTTACGCTGTCTTTTTTTGCTTTACCCTGTAAAGAATCTATTTGACCATTATAAACAGATTCAGGTCTATTAAGGTAAGCTTGCGTACTGAAAGTACCTTGAACGTCACCTTGGGCAGCTTTGTACTTTGCATCTTCTGCTAAATAACCTTCTCTCTCTAGCATAACTTCGTTTACACGGTCTGTACGCCATTCGGCAAATTGCGTTGCTTGAACCCAGTTAATACCAACCACAGGATATTCTGCGTAAGCAGGATGTCTTAAATAGTTGTTGGTCATGGTTTCGTTGAACCCTAAACGGTTTCTCCATACCAATGTATCTGGCAAAGCACCTTTGTAAATATTTGTATATTTTGGGTCTTCTGGAGGGTAAACACTCTTTAAATAATCAAGGTACTCTAAGTACATAACGTTAGTTACCTCAGTCTCGTCCATGTAAAAGGACTGAACATGTTGCGATGTTGGAGTGTTGTTCCAATCGTGCATAACATCATCTTGTACTTTACCTTTGGTGAAAGTACCACCTTCAACAAATACAAGACCTGGAGCAGTTTCTTGTTCTTTAAAATCCGTATTGTATTGAAAACCACCTTCTTTGGCATTTATTTTCCAACCTGTGGCTCTCGACACATCTTTGGAAGAACCGGATTTCTTACAGCTGGTAACTGTAAAACCTCCTGCTAGTACTGCACAAGAAAGTACAACTTTGATAAACTGTTTTTTCATAATTAGGACTTGAGTTCAAATAGTACCACTGCTAAAATGGTAGCGCAGTTGGTTATTTTATTTTGATTAATTTTTAGTATCACTTTCGGCATATAAAACGATGTTTTGCACATAATATTTTATTTGCCAAAAATTATTTTGTCAAACAGGAGCTATTGTGTTTTTAAATAACCTAAGCCGCCTTAAAAATCATAACGGTACAAATAGCTTTATAGTATGGGCACATGTATTTCTTTTGCTTAAAAAAATGTGTGCCGAACCTAATATTTTTTTAGGAATGCGAAATTACAAAAGATGTACGTACTTTGTACACCGATTTTAATTTGAAACGAAAATTTAAAAATATTGTATTTCTTATGCAAGATATTCCTTAAATGGCCGTTTACATGTAATACATCTAATATTTTTTTAGATGGTAGCACTATATTGTAATATTTGACCGACTAAATTTAGCTCTATTAAAAAATGAAAAAACTTTCAATACTCGTTTTGCTTGTGCTTGCAGGTAAAATATCGGCCCAAGAAATAGGTGATCGGGTGATTACCACTGCAGTTCCTTTTCTGAATATAACGGCAGATGCCAGAGCAGCAGGTATGGGTGACTTAGGTGTAGCCACTTCAACAGATGCATATTCGCAACAATGGAACCCTGCAAAATTTGCGTTTGCAGAACGTAAAATGGGTATTGGTATGGGGTATACGCCTTATTTGAGTAATTCTATTTCGGGTATTGGTCTTTTAAATGCTAGTTATTTTAATAAAATTGACGACCAGAGCGCTTTCGCTGTTAGTCTACGGTACTTTACTTTGGGAGATATAGAGCTAAGACAGACTTTTGATGATATCGGAACAATAGTAAAGCCTAATGAATTGTCTTTTGACGGGTCATATTCGTTAAAATTGAGCCCTACGTTTTCAATGGCTGTAGGTGGTAGGTATATCAGGTCTAACCTGAAATTCCAGAATGATACTAATGTAGATTCTAAGCCTGGGAGTACTTTCGCAGTTGATGTGGCCGGATTTTATCGTTCAAGAGAGATAGCTTATAATACGTTTGATGGCCGTTGGAGAGCAGGTTTCAATATTTCAAATTTAGGTGGTAAGATAGCTTATGATGAAAATGGACAAGACAACTTTATTCCAACTAATTTAAAGTTTGGTTTTGGTTTCGATTTTATTCTTGACCAAGATAACGTTATCGGTTTAACTTCTGAATTCAATAAACTGTTGGTTCCAACACCTCAGGATTTTAATGGTGACGGTGAATTAAATTCTGTTGATAACGACGAATACCAAAGCATTGGCTTTTTAAGCGGAGTTTTTAAATCTTTTGGAGATGCTCCTGATGGTTTTAGCGAAGAGCTAAAAGAAATGACATGGGCTTTAGGTGCAGAATACACATATCAAGATGCTTTTATGTTCCGTACGGGCTATTTTAATGAAAGCGATGTAAAAGGGTTTAGAAAGTATTTTACCATGGGTGCAGGATTTAAATTTAAATCTGCGCAGATAGATTTGTCTTATTTATTCTCTACATCTAAAATTACCAATCCAGTAGAAAATTCACTTCGTTTCTCTTTGACCTTTAATTTAGGGGATGAATTCTATAATGATTAAGAAATTAATAAATTTAAAATAAGAAAACCTGCCGTACGGCAGGTTTTCTTATTTTAGGGCCTCACTAAATGAAGTATGCAAAAAAAGAACATAACTTTTGAATTGACCATTTTTGATTCTATTGAAGAACTTTCAAAAGAAGATGGCGCATTAATGTTAGATGCTATTGCGGCTAGGAAGAATGCCTACGCTCCATATTCTAATTTTCAAGTAGGAGCGGCAGTGCTTCTAGAAAATGGCGAGGTTGTTATTGGTAATAATCAAGAAAATGCATCATACCCTTCAGGTCTTTGTGCTGAAAGGGTAGCAATTTTCTATGCAGGAGCTAAATATCCTGGCGTGGCTTTTAAAGCTATTGCTATTACGGCTACATCTGTAAATTATCAATTAACTGATCCAGCAGCACCTTGCGGTAACTGCAGGCAAGCTATTTCTGAATACGAAGTCAAGCAAAAAAAGCCCATAGCATTAATGATGATGGGCGAAAAAGGAAAAGTCTTTAAATGTAATTCTATGGCCGATATTCTGCCTCTAGGCTTCGATAGTTCCTTTTTGTAACAGTTCTTGGTAACCTTAGGATAAATTCTAACAAACCTTTTACATCTATTTTTTTCAACTATTAATTTAATATGTATTTTTGCCTTTCTGGTCCGTTCCGTGAAATAAAGTGGAATTGTCAGGATGTTGTAACCAAGAATCCAAATTATTAGCATCAATGAAAAAAATAACTAAAGAAGTATATCTGCAATGGTATGAAGATATGATGTTCTGGCGTAAGTTCGAAGACAAGCTTGCACAGGTATACATTCAACAAAAAGTTAGAGGTTTTTTACACTTGTATA includes:
- the porV gene encoding type IX secretion system outer membrane channel protein PorV — encoded protein: MKKLSILVLLVLAGKISAQEIGDRVITTAVPFLNITADARAAGMGDLGVATSTDAYSQQWNPAKFAFAERKMGIGMGYTPYLSNSISGIGLLNASYFNKIDDQSAFAVSLRYFTLGDIELRQTFDDIGTIVKPNELSFDGSYSLKLSPTFSMAVGGRYIRSNLKFQNDTNVDSKPGSTFAVDVAGFYRSREIAYNTFDGRWRAGFNISNLGGKIAYDENGQDNFIPTNLKFGFGFDFILDQDNVIGLTSEFNKLLVPTPQDFNGDGELNSVDNDEYQSIGFLSGVFKSFGDAPDGFSEELKEMTWALGAEYTYQDAFMFRTGYFNESDVKGFRKYFTMGAGFKFKSAQIDLSYLFSTSKITNPVENSLRFSLTFNLGDEFYND
- the cdd gene encoding cytidine deaminase, encoding MQKKNITFELTIFDSIEELSKEDGALMLDAIAARKNAYAPYSNFQVGAAVLLENGEVVIGNNQENASYPSGLCAERVAIFYAGAKYPGVAFKAIAITATSVNYQLTDPAAPCGNCRQAISEYEVKQKKPIALMMMGEKGKVFKCNSMADILPLGFDSSFL
- the gldJ gene encoding gliding motility lipoprotein GldJ, producing the protein MKKQFIKVVLSCAVLAGGFTVTSCKKSGSSKDVSRATGWKINAKEGGFQYNTDFKEQETAPGLVFVEGGTFTKGKVQDDVMHDWNNTPTSQHVQSFYMDETEVTNVMYLEYLDYLKSVYPPEDPKYTNIYKGALPDTLVWRNRLGFNETMTNNYLRHPAYAEYPVVGINWVQATQFAEWRTDRVNEVMLEREGYLAEDAKYKAAQGDVQGTFSTQAYLNRPESVYNGQIDSLQGKAKKDSVNTFAKRSSGVIMPEYRLPTETEWEYAAQANQGTREYNNYRGRKKYPWDGDYTRNGQRVGRGDQLANFKQGKGDYGGIAGWSDDGADITAQVMSYKPNDLGLYDMAGNVAEWVADVYRPIVDDEVSDFNYYRGNIYMKTAIGEDGKVNILRDSVMYDTLPNGKIVAMNLPGEIKMVPVDEEETYLRTNFSSSDNRGYRDGDAGSSRFFDQFSDDDEEQEDSKKMYNSPKHSVERDSAGKLIRQYDHSNNRSTLINDEVRVYKGGSWRDRAYWLDPAQRRYMPQYMATDYVGFRCAMSRVGSKSKTKNKTPRGKKVR